The Pseudomonas sp. FP2309 genomic sequence AACTGCTCGAGAAACGCCGGTCGCACATACAGCAGCGCCGTGCCCCTTGGGCCGCGCAGGTGTTTGCGCCCGGCCGACTTGAGCACATCGCAGTGCAACGTCTGCACGTCCACCGGCAGTTGGCCGAGTGCCTGGCCGGCGTCGATGAAATAGGCAATGCCATGACGCTTGGCCACTTCGCCGACAGCCTGGGCGGGGTTGATCAGGCCGCCATTAGCCGGCAGCCAGGTCAGGTCGATCAGCTTCACGCGGGTATCGATCATCGCCTCCAACGCCTGCGGGCAGACCGCGCCGGTGGCATCGCAGGGGATGACCTCCACACGCGCACCGGCCTGCACGGCCAACTGCATGCTCGCCAGGTTGCCGCCCCATTCATGGCGCCCGACCAGGATGCGATCACCGGGGTGCCACGGGCCCAAGGCCTGGAACGCGAGGTTCCAGGCGGTCGAGCCACTGCTGGCGAACGCCACTGAGGCGGCAGGCGCGTTAAGCAGGTACGCGGCGGCACGGCGGGCGTTTTCCATCAGCACAGCGCCGTGCTCGCCGGCTTCCATCGGGCCGTCGCGGGCTTCGCGGTGCAACTGATCGAGGATGGCATCGAGGGTCGCCTGGCTCGGCAGGGAGGCACCGGCATGGTTGAAATGCACGAGGCCGGATTGGCAGCCGGGCGTGGCCTGTCTGAGTCGTTGGACGTCGATCGGGCTCATGGGCGCAGCTCGAAAATCGCGTCAACCTCCACCGCCACGCCGCCCGGCAGGCTGGACACACCCACCGCCGTGCGGGCATGCCGGCCCTTTTCACCGAGGGCGTTGACCAGCAGATTCGATGCGCCGTTGGCCACCGCACCCTGGCGCTGGAAGTCGGCGCCGCTGGCGATAAAAACCCCCAAGCGCAGGATGCGCACCAGACGTGACAGGTCATCGCCCAGGGCATCGCTCAATTGCGCGAGCAAACCCAATGCGGCCAGTTCCGCCGCCTGTGTGCCTTCTTCTTCACTGAGCGACTCGCCCAAACGGCCCACATAGGCAGGCCGGCCGTCCAGCAGCGGGATTTGCCCGGAGATAAACAGCTGATTCTGGCTGAATACATGGTTGACGTAGTTGGCAATCGGTTGGCTAGGTGCGGGCAGCGTCAGGCCAAGGGCCTGTGTGCGTTGGCGCAGGGAGTCGCTCATGGTCAATTCTCATGGGTGATGAGGGTTGAGCATGTTGGCCTGGAGGGGAGGTGACAAACGGATAGAACTCACGGGACCTATCGAAATAACTCACGCGTCGCGGCAGGCGTGTTTCAACCACTGGCCAAAGCACTCGGCCGCTTCACTGGCAGGGCCGTTGGGGGTGATCAGCCAATAGCCGATGTCACTGTGATAGGGCGGCCAGTCGAAGGCTTCGACCAGGCTGCCATCTTGCAGGCGGCGCTCGATCAAGCGGTGGCGGCCCATGGCGATGCCCTGGCCGGCCACGGCGGCTTCGACGACGATGTTGTAATCGTGCAGCCTCACGCGCGGGTGGTGTTCGAGGTTGACGTGATAGTGCCTGGACCAGTCCGTCCACTCGAACGGCCGGTGTGAGGTGGCCATCAACAGCGGCGCGTTGTGCCGTTGGCCGGCCTTGAACGCCGGGCTGCACACCGGTGAAATCACTTCCGCCATCAGCCGGGTAGCCTGCACGTCAGGCCAATCCCCCTTGCCGTAACGAATGGCCAGGTCGACTTCGGCGGCGGCGACGTTGGCCAGTGGAATGGCGGGTAGCAATTCCACCTGGATATGCGGGTGGCGCTCGAGAAACCCGGCCAGGCGCGGAGCCAGCCACAGCGCGGCGAAAGACGCCAGCAGGCCGATGCGCAGCACCGTGGCGCTGGGGGCCACCCGTTGCTCACGGGTGGCGGCGGCGATGGCGTCGAGCGCCGGGCGGATGTGGGCGTAGTACTGCTGGCCGTCGGCCGTCAGATCAATGGCGCGGGTGCGTCGGATAAACAGCGGTTTTCCGAGAAAGGCTTCGAGTTTATGCACCTGATGGCTAAGGGCGCTCTGGGTGACCGACAGCTCATGGGCTGCCTTGATAAAACTCAAGTGGCGCGCCACGGCTTCAAAGGCGCGCAGGGCCAGCAATGGCGGAAGATCCTTATGCAGTGCCACCTGAATGCGCCTCCTGGGCAAGCTCGAGAGCGCCGATTTTGGGCGACGGCCTGCCTTTTGTCGCGCGCTGATTTGCCGTCAGGCAGAGGAGGCCGCATTATTGGCGCATTCTCGCCACGACGTAAGCCAAGCCATGAGTGATGACGACAAACTGATCGACCTGAATGCCGAACGCGCCAAGCGCGTGCATGACCTCAATGACAAACGCCTGAATGAAGTGCGCCAAGCGTTCGAACAAGCGATGCCGTTGGGAAAAGCCAAGAAGAAATCGAAAAACAAACCTAAAAAGCGTTGAACTGACCTGCATCCATTGATGCAGGTCAGTTATTTCCCTTCTTTACGCCCCGTTGCGGGCGACATTGATCCCCGTCAATTTTCCAATCCGCCTTCTCCATTAACTTAGCCCTATCGCAACAGGGCAAGCACAGGAGGCCGGTCATGTTTATCGATAATGTGGTGTTCGCCGGAGTGCTGACCGTAAGCCTCATGGTGCTGTTTTTTGTAGGGTTTGGATTTTTTATCTGGAAAGACGCGAACAAGCGTAAAAAACCATAGGTTTTTCCGGGTTACATGAGCACGCAAGGCATTTTGGGCGACTTCGGTCGCCCTTTTTTTTGCTTGCGATTTAATCCCTTTTGATAAAACCGGCGCATAAAAAAAGGTGCGGTCCTCAGTGAGGCCGCACCTTGTTCTTCAGCGACTGGCTATCAGTTGCCGAGTGCCTTCGAGGCCAACCAGAACAACCCGGCCGACAGGCCGACGGTCGCGGGCAGGGTCAGTACCCAGGCCATCAGGATGGTCTTGACGGTGCCGCCTTGCAGGCCGCTCTTGTTGGCGACCATGGTGCCGGCCACACCGGAAGACAGCACATGGGTGGTGGATACCGGCAGGGCGAAGATGTTGGCAAAGCCAATCATGGTGGCGGTGGTGATTTGCGCCGACATGCCTTGGGCGTAGGTCATGCCCTGCTTGCCGATCTTCTCACCGATGGTCAGCACCACGCGCTTCCAGCCCACCATGGTGCCCAGGCCCAAGGCCAGTGCGACAGCGAGGATCACCCAGAACGGTGCGTACTCGGTAGTGGCGGTCAGGTCTTTGCGCAGCTTGTCCAGGTCCGCCTTCTCGCGCGCATCCAGGCCCGGCAGCTTGCCGACTTTCTTCGCGGTGTCGTCCAGGCAAAGCAGGTAGCGACGCACTTCGATACGCTGGTCCGAGGTCAGTGAATGGTAGTCGGAGACGCCTTTCAATGTGCTGACGAGCGCGTTGATGGTGGGTTCGGTCTGCTGTGGATTGCACTGGAACTTGCCTGGCAGATCGTCCTTCACGCTTTTGCCCAGTGCCAGGAACTCGCCGAGCGTGGCGTTATTGCGCTGGTAGAACTGGCTCAAATGCACGGTAGCGTCGCGGGTGCGCTCGATCTGGTAAGTGGTGCTGCCCAGGTCGAGTACGAACTGCGCCGGCACGATGCCGATCAGCACCAGCATGATCAGGCCGATACCTTTCTGACCGTCGTTGGAGCCGTGCACGAAACTCACGGCCATGGCGGAAATCACCAGGACCAGGCGGTTCCAGAACGGTGGGTGCTTCTTGTCGTCGAGCTTGCGGCGCTGGTCCGGGGTCTTGTGCATCTTCGACAGCGGGCGCCACCACTTCAGGCCGATCAGCACCAGGGCTGCGACCAGGAAACCGGCCATCGGCGAGAACACCAGGGAAGCCCCGATATCAATCGCCTTCTGCCAGTTCACGCCGTCAGCCAGCGGGATATCGTTGATCAGGGCGTTGGCCAGGCCGACACCAAGGATCGAGCCGATCAGTGTGTGCGAACTGGAGGCGGGGATGCCGAAGTACCACGTGCCCAGGTTCCAGGTGATCGCCGCCGCCAATAAAGAGAAGACCATGGCCAGACCGTGGCCGGTGTTCACATTGATCAGCAACTCCACCGGCAGCAGGTGCACGATGGCGTAGGCGACACCGACACCACCGAGCAACACGCCGAGGAAGTTGAACACCCCGGAGAAGAACACGGCCAGATGCGGCGGCATGGCTTTGGTATAGATGACTGTGGCCACCGCGTTAGCGGTGTCATGAAAGCCATTGATGAACTCGAAGGCGAGGACAAAGGCCAGGGCGAGCAACAGGCTCACGAGAACCCAAGCATCCAGTCCGCTGAATAAATCGATCATGAAGGTTTTCTGACCCGGTCGTAAGGGGGCGCGATTATGCCAGAAAACCTCAGTAATCGATGCACTAGCTGCTCATCGGTAACAATCTTCACTGAAAAAAGCCGGCCAAAAGCGGGCCATCCCAGGGTTTTCGGGGCTTGGGCAAGTCTTTGATTTATAAAGCAGGGGGGTAAAAAGGCAGGGTTTTGTCATCAAAACGTCATGCCTGAAACATTTGTATGAAATTTTACCGGCGACCGAGGGGTGCAGGGCGGTCGACCAATGGCTATGCGCCATTGGTCGAAGCATGACCCTGGACTCAAATCCAAACGCTTATGGCTCTTCGGCTTTGAGTTCCTGTTCAATCTTTTGGATTTCCTGGGCAAATGCCTGGTCGAGCAGACTGGCTCGTTTACGCCAGGGTTTGCGTTCAGGTTCCGGCTGGGCGGCGTAGGTGGTGACTTCCCCGCCGTAAACGTCCTTGTAACGTTGCTCCTGGCGCTCAAGTTCCGCGCGCAGTTCATCTTTCGTCACAGTGTTACCTAATTGAGTTGAGTGTGTAATGACAGCACAGCGTTATGCCTGAATCTCGCGCTCACAGTGTGCAAAGTTGAACCATTGGGCTGTTCAACATTTAAAAGTGAGAACTGCGTATCAGGGGAGCCATTGAAGGCCGTTAGTTGCGACCGCCGATGCCGTGAAGGTGCATGGCGTGGCGAGCGTTGTTCCTGATAACGAAACGGCTGCGCGTGCACAGGGTGCATTATAGCGGCGCGTTTGAATAACACTATCGGCATAAAGTTAAAAAGCGTCAACTTTGTGTGTGAGTTTTGTTACGCAGACACGTCGGTAAGTGCAGGAAAACTGGCGTCATAAATTTCGCGGAACGTGAGCCGTTATAAAACGTCGCATTAACTTTGCAGCGGCGGCAGCGATTTTTCCACGCGTTGCCCGCGCTCGTTCGCCAATTGCGATAATCGACGGCGCGTCCGATAATCGCCCAATGTCGCGGGTGCTGCCTTGTGCACCACGTCCGACGCGGCTTGTAATAGCAGCCCAATCCCCCAGTGGTTGAAAATAAGAGAATAGGAACCCCCCAT encodes the following:
- a CDS encoding inorganic phosphate transporter — encoded protein: MIDLFSGLDAWVLVSLLLALAFVLAFEFINGFHDTANAVATVIYTKAMPPHLAVFFSGVFNFLGVLLGGVGVAYAIVHLLPVELLINVNTGHGLAMVFSLLAAAITWNLGTWYFGIPASSSHTLIGSILGVGLANALINDIPLADGVNWQKAIDIGASLVFSPMAGFLVAALVLIGLKWWRPLSKMHKTPDQRRKLDDKKHPPFWNRLVLVISAMAVSFVHGSNDGQKGIGLIMLVLIGIVPAQFVLDLGSTTYQIERTRDATVHLSQFYQRNNATLGEFLALGKSVKDDLPGKFQCNPQQTEPTINALVSTLKGVSDYHSLTSDQRIEVRRYLLCLDDTAKKVGKLPGLDAREKADLDKLRKDLTATTEYAPFWVILAVALALGLGTMVGWKRVVLTIGEKIGKQGMTYAQGMSAQITTATMIGFANIFALPVSTTHVLSSGVAGTMVANKSGLQGGTVKTILMAWVLTLPATVGLSAGLFWLASKALGN
- a CDS encoding aminotransferase class V-fold PLP-dependent enzyme, with product MSPIDVQRLRQATPGCQSGLVHFNHAGASLPSQATLDAILDQLHREARDGPMEAGEHGAVLMENARRAAAYLLNAPAASVAFASSGSTAWNLAFQALGPWHPGDRILVGRHEWGGNLASMQLAVQAGARVEVIPCDATGAVCPQALEAMIDTRVKLIDLTWLPANGGLINPAQAVGEVAKRHGIAYFIDAGQALGQLPVDVQTLHCDVLKSAGRKHLRGPRGTALLYVRPAFLEQLQPAGRDVFSAPLSAHGFDLRDDARRFETSEVSFALLAGLGNALQELNQLGIERVWERVSQTGARIRTALREIPGIALYDLGTHQSGLIAFNLADWDAFELKRRLGLQRINIGANGVAYTPLDMQARGLTSVARISVSPLNHDHDIDSLMAALRELRG
- a CDS encoding LysR substrate-binding domain-containing protein; this translates as MALHKDLPPLLALRAFEAVARHLSFIKAAHELSVTQSALSHQVHKLEAFLGKPLFIRRTRAIDLTADGQQYYAHIRPALDAIAAATREQRVAPSATVLRIGLLASFAALWLAPRLAGFLERHPHIQVELLPAIPLANVAAAEVDLAIRYGKGDWPDVQATRLMAEVISPVCSPAFKAGQRHNAPLLMATSHRPFEWTDWSRHYHVNLEHHPRVRLHDYNIVVEAAVAGQGIAMGRHRLIERRLQDGSLVEAFDWPPYHSDIGYWLITPNGPASEAAECFGQWLKHACRDA
- a CDS encoding RidA family protein, which gives rise to MSDSLRQRTQALGLTLPAPSQPIANYVNHVFSQNQLFISGQIPLLDGRPAYVGRLGESLSEEEGTQAAELAALGLLAQLSDALGDDLSRLVRILRLGVFIASGADFQRQGAVANGASNLLVNALGEKGRHARTAVGVSSLPGGVAVEVDAIFELRP
- the ccoM gene encoding cytochrome c oxidase subunit CcoM, which produces MFIDNVVFAGVLTVSLMVLFFVGFGFFIWKDANKRKKP